cggggtcgataaattggtaccagacttgtctgggaggataaaaacactgacttgacacaccggctggcccccgcaattcattgtataggccaacacgcgttccaaaaacctcaacgatcgcGAATTCCAAAacgtaaaacgcgttggcgcatcccaagtggattgatacgccagtgactttatctttactttactttatacACGGctatccacggatctccctcactaaagggatcacagccggttagtcgcgaggctacgtggcgcgtcgccgggtggcggataggggctaatcgcggactaaaagcgaccttgcgcttgcccagagacgcaggtggattcaggggatggactccctgtttctgctgagccaggactgactcatgacatccttgtatcccgcacgtcggtccggccaaaagcctgcaatcaagtgactgggaggtgcaagagAGGCGATTTAGAgttgcctccaacaaataagctccacatgtccactccgggagaacgggagttctcccaaaaacccatgggactagaggcttgcaacctgctcatgggttttaaaattctacGCATATCACAGTGATAGAGAAAAGTCTaatgattccggaggaaagcctggtacagtagcgccaggaaggacggggttgaaggagtcatataggctaccgaaacggaaaaggactgggatgacgatctgtacttataacgcacgtacgcttgcatcggaagcggccatcgaagatctgatgatgcaagccaagaagatcaagtacgacgtcatcggactgaccgagacgagacgacgtcaccctctcaacgccgtatatgaaactggagaagaactgttcttaggaacatgcgacagtagaggtgttggtggagttggcgtgctcgtcaacacgagtatggcaaagaacatcgactcttttgaacaacttacgacccgaatcggacgtctgcggatgagaagatgtggcccaataccagctttgactatcttcgtcgcttacgctccaacatcaagctacaaagaagaagaagtcgaagctttctatatggacctggagaagttctaccaagaagatcatgccttctacaaggtcataattggcgatttcaacgctaaggttggcccaagaagaacgccggaggaacttcacatcgggacccacggcctacaatggaacgaccagggggagaggctctccgagttcatcatgacgactaagaccatccatgggaactcgcaattccagaagccctcctctctatgctggacgtgggagtcacccggtggagggcaccgtaatgaaatagaccacatcatcgccagtaaaaggttctgcctgacggacgtcggtgttgtaccaaagttctatacgggatcggaccatcgcctcctccgaggaagattttccttcacaaggagagcagaggaAGCCGctaagttcagagagagaaatcccaggactaccatcaactgggatctcttcgctacgctagccggcttttgggaagatttcgcaatggacaacatcgacgaggaatatgaccggcttgtcgaacaccttcacgactgcgcgaagaaggctgagagttttaaaaccaccaagaggcgcctgtctcttcaaactcttgagctgatacgccagcgtggagcagcacgagccgcagggaaccaagaactcacgtccgagctcgcaaggctttgccgagaggcgataaaggaagaccttaaagagagaaaagcagaagtgctggctgaagctgcagaggcggggaaaagcgtccgctatgcccgtcgagacttcgccagtcgcaagacgaggatgactgctcttcggaaccca
This is a stretch of genomic DNA from Necator americanus strain Aroian chromosome II, whole genome shotgun sequence. It encodes these proteins:
- a CDS encoding hypothetical protein (NECATOR_CHRII.G5295.T1), which encodes MTICTYNARTLASEAAIEDLMMQAKKIKYDVIGLTETRRRHPLNAVYETGEELFLGTCDSRGVGGVGVLVNTSMAKNIDSFEQLTTRIGRLRMRRCGPIPALTIFVAYAPTSSYKEEEVEAFYMDLEKFYQEDHAFYKVIIGDFNAKVGPRRTPEELHIGTHGLQWNDQGERLSEFIMTTKTIHGNSQFQKPSSLCWTWESPGGGHRNEIDHIIASKRFCLTDVGVVPKFYTGSDHRLLRGRFSFTRRAEEAAKFRERNPRTTINWDLFATLAGFWEDFAMDNIDEEYDRLVEHLHDCAKKAESFKTTKRRLSLQTLELIRQRGAARAAGNQELTSELARLCREAIKEDLKERKAEVLAEAAEAGKSVRYARRDFASRKTRMTALRNPKGTAIASRRGMEKIIYDFYSDLFDSHVHLPPHHLREDGQVILEVLPSEIRHAIMSARNRMAPDHDRIRPEHLKNLPSVLINTLARLFTRYLSECKVPKQWKTSKTVLLYKKGDMTSATIAQSAYCPSSTSSLQE